One region of Triticum aestivum cultivar Chinese Spring chromosome 6B, IWGSC CS RefSeq v2.1, whole genome shotgun sequence genomic DNA includes:
- the LOC123133391 gene encoding uncharacterized protein, which yields MASPTTGKRKGSTCGEQGGGDADSQSGKATRISIPDLPEDILFRIHSLLPMREAARTACISPTFFHSWRCHSNLIFTKDTIGLKRSACGEYFGDKIDRILRNHSGCLKTFNIDYYGTHGFTGTSYFDRWLQIALKAGIEELTLVLSEAKQKYNFPCSLLSDGVRNSLRYLRLQFCALHPTVELGPLRSLKSLYLWRVSITWNELECLIFNSLTLELLDLISCPQIECLKLPCALQRLSALSVLACERLKVIESKAPNLSSLYLCGNWLDFSLVETLPIKELELQQTNLIWDARAKLPSLMPNIETLAIQSSREVVDAPMLPTKFLHLKHLTITVRSGAIVFRACDYFSLVSFLDASPSLETLILDVTQRRMVHESIFADSQLRHMPEHRHGHLKNVKISGFNSAKCVVELTCYILKNAVSLECLTLDTIYGSRCDDQGEDNRCTPMTDGILMEIPGTLGYQNTH from the exons ATGGCCTCACCAACAACGGGTAAAAGAAAGGGATCCACCTGTGGGGAACAAGGCGGCGGCGATGCCGATTCTCAGTCTGGCAAAGCAACGCGGATCTCAATCCCAGACCTTCCCGAG GACATATTGTTTCGCATACATTCCCTACTGCCAATGCGTGAAGCTGCTCGTACTGCTTGCATATCTCCCACCTTTTTCCATTCCTGGAGATGTCATTCCAATCTCATCTTCACTAAGGATACGATTGGCTTGAAGAGAAGTGCGTGTGGAGAATATTTTGGCGACAAGATTGACCGCATTCTCAGGAACCACTCTGGCTGCTTGAAAACATTCAACATTGACTACTATGGCACGCACGGGTTCACCGGCACTAGTTATTTTGACCGTTGGCTTCAGATTGCTCTTAAAGCAGGGATTGAAGAACTCACCCTCGTGCTGTCTGAAGCAAAGCAAAAGTACAACTTCCCATGCTCGCTTTTATCTGACGGGGTTCGAAACTCACTTCGGTACCTTAGGCTCCAATTTTGTGCCCTCCATCCCACAGTTGAACTGGGCCCCTTGAGAAGCCTGAAAAGCCTGTATCTGTGGCGTGTGAGCATTACATGGAATGAGTTGGAGTGCCTTATTTTCAACTCTCTTACTTTGGAGCTACTGGATCTTATTAGTTGCCCTCAGATTGAATGCCTGAAGCTACCTTGTGCTCTGCAGCGGCTCAGCGCGCTTAGTGTTTTAGCATGCGAGAGACTGAAAGTGATAGAGAGCAAGGCTCCAAATCTCTCCAGTTTATACCTTTGCGGAAATTGGTTAGACTTCTCACTTGTGGAAACATTGCCAATAAAGGAACTAGAATTGCAACAAACAAACCTTATCTGGGATGCTCGTGCCAAGCTGCCATCCCTTATGCCAAATATTGAAACTCTTGCCATACAATCATCGAGAGAG GTGGTTGATGCACCAATGCTGCCTACCAAATTCCTCCACCTTAAGCACCTGACCATCACTGTGAGATCAGGAGCAATTGTTTTCCGAGCATGTGACTACTTTTCTCTGGTTTCTTTCCTCGATGCTTCTCCTTCCTTGGAGACTTTGATATTAGAT GTGACTCAGCGGCGTATGGTGCATGAATCAATTTTTGCGGATTCACAACTGAGGCACATGCCTGAACACCGCCATGGTCACCTCAAGAACGTCAAGATTAGCGGTTTCAACTCTGCGAAGTGCGTGGTTGAACTAACATGTTATATTCTCAAGAACGCGGTGTCACTTGAGTGTCTTACATTGGACACCATATATGGGAGTAGGTGTGATGATCAAGGCGAGGACAACAGGTGTACTCCCATGACGGATGGCATTCTCATGGAAATTCCTGGCACTCTTGGCTATCAAAACACACATTGA
- the LOC123133390 gene encoding uncharacterized protein translates to MGMLGLNRLVSLQSDRPRRQQGGVSGRRLSASRMGKRKGSPCQQDDDGDDSQSGKIRRTAIKELPEDILFRIHSLMPMREAARAACGSRAFLHSWRYHPNLIFDKDTIGFPFLHSWRYHSGLIFNKDTTGSKESASGEKVHHKIDCILRKHKGSLKTFRLDYARMNGLDDFSYLDSWLQIALKPGLEELTFMLSASMSQTTGKYNFPCPLSGAKRTYNFPCALLSDRVGNSLRCLRLGLCVLHRTVELGPLRSLTCLYLRRVSVTWNELERLLSNSLALELLDLTSCDEIKCLKLSSALQRLSWLGILACQRLGVIESKAPNLSSLWLRSGCRLDFSLVETWQMKKLYLVQSNLIYDARAKLPSVLPNIETLYIESQDEVVDAPMLPTKFLHLKHLTIILRLGPNDSGTYDYFSLVSFLDASPSLETLTLDVTQRRMVHESIFVDSQLRHMPEHHHGHLKSVKISGFSSAKCLIELTCYILKNAVSLEYLTLDTICGQRCYDEGGDGWCFPMADPILVETPRTLSAIRTYIENKVPSTVKLTVLEPCNKCHGKRLERLLSLSRNVISI, encoded by the exons ATGGGGATGCTAGGGCTGaacaggctcgtgtctctgcagaGCGACCGGCCGCGGCGTCAGCAAGGGGGAGTTTCAG GTCGTCGGCTTTCGGCCTCAAGGATGGGTAAAAGGAAGGGATCGCCCTGTCAacaagatgacgatggcgatgattctcAATCTGGTAAAATTAGGAGAACAGCAATCAAGGAGCTTCCTGAG GACATATTGTTTCGTATACACTCCTTAATGCCAATGCGTGAAGCTGCTCGTGCTGCTTGCGGATCTCGTGCCTTTTTACATTCGTGGAGATACCATCCCAATCTCATCTTTGATAAGGATACAATTGGCTTTCCCTTTTTACATTCGTGGAGATACCATTCCGGCCTCATCTTTAATAAGGATACAACTGGCTCGAAAGAAAGTGCGAGTGGAGAGAAGGTCCACCACAAGATTGACTGCATTCTCAGGAAACACAAAGGCAGCTTGAAAACATTCAGGCTTGACTACGCTCGAATGAATGGGCTTGATGACTTCAGTTATCTTGACAGTTGGCTTCAGATTGCTCTTAAGCCTGGGCTTGAAGAACTCACCTTCATGTTGTCTGCATCAATGTCTCAAACAACTGGAAAATACAACTTCCCATGCCCGTTGTCTGGAGCAAAGAGAACATACAACTTCCCATGCGCGCTTTTATCTGACAGGGTTGGAAACTCGCTTCGGTGCCTTAGACTTGGTCTCTGTGTCCTCCATCGCACAGTTGAACTTGGCCCATTGAGAAGCCTAACATGCCTGTACCTGCGTCGTGTGAGCGTCACATGGAATGAGTTAGAGCGCCTTCTTTCCAACTCTCTTGCTTTGGAGCTATTAGATCTTACTAGTTGTGATGAGATTAAATGTCTGAAGTTATCTAGTGCCCTGCAGCGGCTCAGCTGGCTTGGTATTTTGGCATGCCAGAGATTGGGAGTGATAGAGAGCAAAGCTCCAAATCTCTCTAGTCTCTGGCTGAGATCAGGATGCAGGTTAGACTTCTCACTTGTGGAAACATGGCAAATGAAGAAACTATACTTGGTACAAAGCAATCTTATCTATGATGCCCGTGCCAAGCTACCATCCGTTCTGCCAAATATTGAAACTCTTTACATAGAATCACAAGATGAG GTGGTTGATGCACCAATGCTGCCTACGAAATTCCTCCACCTTAAGCACCTGACCATTATTTTGAGATTAGGACCAAACGATTCTGGGACATATGACTATTTTTCTCTGGTTTCTTTCCTGGATGCTTCTCCTTCCCTGGAGACTTTGACATTAGAT GTGACTCAGCGGCGTATGGTGCATGAATCAATTTTTGTGGATTCACAACTGAGGCACATGCCCGAACACCACCATGGCCACCTCAAAAGCGTGAAGATCAGTGGCTTCAGCTCTGCGAAGTGCTTGATTGAACTGACATGTTATATTCTCAAGAACGCGGTGTCACTTGAGTATCTTACATTGGACACCATTTGTGGGCAAAGGTGTTATGATGAAGGTGGTGACGGTTGGTGTTTTCCCATGGCGGATCCTATTCTCGTGGAAACCCCTAGGACGCTCTCGGCTATCAGAACATACATTGAGAATAAAGTTCCATCTACAGTTAAGTTAACTGTTCTGGAGCCTTGCAACAAGTGCCATGGTAAAAGACTAGAGCGGCTATTATCACTGTCGCGCAATGTCATTTCCATTTAA
- the LOC123135636 gene encoding BTB/POZ domain-containing protein At4g08455, with protein sequence MYCQSCKNVYDEEDAGTCKECYEEASETEEELKREIDDLRSRLLFLRLPSPTLDASAAGHSDLLLHAIPASSTSPSGDADGARLDTPAVPAHRVILASRSPVFRAMLDSEMEESRSGVIKMYDVSYDVLRAFVHYMYTGEALLDEQMACDLLVLAEKYEVKHLKTYCEKFITSKVNNDNAIVHYAFAHRHGAKQLLEASMSALMDSMPTLAEREEYKELVERDPRILVEIYETYVSRQDNTADERDSDCCCRK encoded by the exons ATGTACTGCCAGTCGTGCAAGAACGTGTACGACGAGGAGGACGCCGGGACCTGCAAGGAGTGCTACGAGGAGGCCAGCGAGACGGAGGAGGAGCTCAAGCGCGAGATCGACGACCTCCGCTCCCGCCTCCTCTTcctgcgcctcccctcccccacgctcgacgcctccgccgccggccactccgacctcctcctccacgccatcccCGCCTCCTCGACCTCCCCCTCCGGCGACGCCGACGGGGCCCGCCTCGACACCCCCGCCGTCCCTGCCCACCGCGTCATCCTC GCCAGCAGATCTCCTGTATTCAGAGCAATGCTTGACAGCGAGATGGAAGAGAGCCGGAGCGGCGTCATCAAGATGTACGACGTGTCCTACGATGTCCTCCGTGCTTTTGTCCACTACATGTACACGGGCGAGGCTCTCCTGGACGAGCAAATGGCCTGCGATCTCCTGGTGTTGGCCGAGAAGTACGAGGTAAAGCACCTGAAGACCTACTGCGAGAAGTTCATCACGTCCAAGGTGAACAACGACAACGCCATCGTCCATTACGCGTTTGCGCACCGGCACGGCGCGAAGCAGCTGCTCGAGGCCTCCATGTCGGCGCTCATGGATAGCATGCCCACGCTGGCGGAGCGGGAAGAGTACAAGGAGCTGGTCGAGAGGGACCCGAGGATCCTCGTGGAGATCTACGAGACCTATGTCAGCCGACAGGACAACACTGCTGACGAGAGGGATTCAGATTGCTGCTGTAGAAAGTGA